In Herbinix luporum, a single window of DNA contains:
- the truA gene encoding tRNA pseudouridine(38-40) synthase TruA, producing the protein MRRIKLEVAYDGTNYHGWQVQPGKTTIEGVVNKALSELLQEDITVIGASRTDSGVHAKGNVAVFNTVSRIPPEKICYALNRYLPWDIRAQSSVEVPLWFHPRKVESKKTYEYKIINRNIAVPTERLYSHFVYYDMDIGAMEEAAGYLVGEHDFKSFCSVNTQVSSTVRRIYKLQVEKEGYLIKITVCGNGFLYNMVRIIVGTLIEVGRGRIAPKDMVKILKGLDRSLAGPTAPAHGLTLSCIEYDMNQIFKE; encoded by the coding sequence ACTATAGAAGGGGTTGTAAATAAGGCCTTATCAGAGCTGTTACAGGAAGATATAACAGTTATCGGTGCCAGCCGTACAGATTCCGGTGTCCATGCAAAAGGAAATGTAGCAGTTTTTAATACCGTATCTAGGATTCCCCCGGAAAAAATCTGCTATGCCTTAAATAGGTATCTTCCCTGGGATATAAGGGCACAAAGCTCTGTGGAGGTACCCCTATGGTTTCATCCAAGAAAAGTAGAAAGCAAAAAGACATATGAATACAAGATTATAAACAGAAATATAGCTGTTCCTACGGAAAGATTATATTCACATTTTGTCTACTATGATATGGATATAGGGGCCATGGAAGAAGCGGCAGGATACTTGGTGGGAGAGCATGATTTTAAAAGTTTTTGTTCTGTTAATACCCAGGTATCCAGTACAGTAAGAAGAATTTATAAGTTGCAGGTAGAAAAAGAAGGTTATTTAATTAAAATAACTGTTTGTGGCAACGGCTTTTTATATAATATGGTTCGTATTATAGTAGGAACTTTAATTGAAGTGGGAAGAGGCCGAATTGCTCCTAAAGATATGGTGAAAATACTTAAGGGACTAGACAGAAGCCTGGCAGGTCCTACAGCCCCTGCCCATGGACTGACTTTAAGCTGCATAGAGTATGATATGAACCAGATTTTTAAGGAGTGA
- a CDS encoding DDE-type integrase/transposase/recombinase, with product MKLNKRTVKPKSYPKSSYKKVTSTYPGERVQIDVKFVPVECIGFSSNQSRYYQITAIDEYSRKRYMELVNENSTFTTSNFLTRLEENLGFKVDLVQTDNGFEFVNDSERTSKKTRFQRVLKRLNIKHKRTRPYSPWQNGIVERSHRIDNERFYKKKRFISYREMEKSFYRYANRYNNIPKKILNFKTPNEIVSEFNFKDVS from the coding sequence ATGAAATTAAACAAGCGTACAGTGAAACCTAAAAGCTATCCTAAGAGTAGCTATAAGAAAGTCACCTCAACATATCCAGGTGAACGTGTTCAGATAGATGTGAAATTCGTACCTGTTGAATGTATAGGCTTTTCCAGTAACCAAAGTAGATACTATCAAATAACAGCAATTGATGAATATTCAAGAAAAAGATATATGGAGCTAGTCAATGAAAACAGTACATTTACAACATCAAATTTTCTGACAAGACTGGAAGAGAATCTAGGATTTAAGGTAGATCTAGTCCAAACAGACAATGGGTTTGAATTTGTTAATGATTCAGAACGAACAAGCAAGAAGACAAGATTCCAAAGAGTCTTAAAACGACTTAATATAAAGCATAAAAGGACACGTCCATATTCACCATGGCAGAATGGAATTGTAGAACGTAGCCATAGGATAGATAATGAAAGGTTTTATAAGAAGAAACGATTTATTAGCTATAGAGAAATGGAAAAATCATTTTATAGATACGCAAATAGATATAACAATATACCAAAGAAGATACTTAATTTTAAAACACCAAATGAAATAGTTAGTGAATTTAATTTCAAAGATGTTTCTTAG
- the rplM gene encoding 50S ribosomal protein L13 produces MKSYMASPATVEKKWYVVDATGHTLGRLTSEIAKVLRGKNKPTYTPFIDTGDYVIVVNADKIKVTGKKLEQKTYFSHSGHVGGVRETTLAEMMAKKPTDVITLAVKGMLPKGPLGRSMIKKLHVYAGPEHPHAAQKPEALEIKY; encoded by the coding sequence ATGAAGAGTTATATGGCTAGCCCAGCTACAGTTGAAAAGAAATGGTACGTAGTTGATGCTACAGGACATACATTAGGCCGTCTCACATCTGAGATTGCAAAAGTATTAAGAGGTAAAAACAAACCTACTTACACACCTTTTATTGATACAGGTGATTATGTAATAGTAGTTAATGCAGATAAAATAAAAGTAACTGGTAAGAAATTAGAACAAAAGACATATTTCAGCCATTCCGGTCATGTTGGTGGTGTTAGAGAGACAACTTTAGCTGAGATGATGGCTAAAAAACCCACAGATGTGATCACCCTTGCAGTAAAGGGAATGCTTCCAAAAGGACCTTTAGGAAGATCTATGATAAAGAAGTTACACGTATATGCAGGACCTGAGCATCCTCATGCAGCTCAGAAACCGGAAGCATTAGAGATCAAATATTAA
- the rpsI gene encoding 30S ribosomal protein S9 produces MAKARYYGTGRRKSSIARVYLLPGTGKITINKRDMDDYFGLETLKLIVRQPLMLTDTQDKFDVMVNVRGGGFTGQAGAIRHGISRALLQADADYRPALKKAGFLTRDSRMKERKKYGLKAARRAPQFSKR; encoded by the coding sequence TTGGCTAAGGCAAGATATTACGGTACCGGTAGAAGAAAAAGCAGTATTGCTAGAGTATATTTATTACCCGGAACAGGTAAAATTACAATAAATAAAAGAGATATGGATGATTATTTTGGACTGGAGACATTGAAGCTGATTGTACGTCAGCCTCTTATGTTGACAGATACACAGGATAAATTTGATGTTATGGTAAATGTTAGAGGCGGTGGATTCACTGGCCAGGCAGGTGCCATCCGTCATGGTATATCCAGAGCCTTATTACAGGCAGATGCAGACTATCGTCCTGCATTAAAGAAAGCAGGCTTCTTAACAAGAGATTCTCGTATGAAGGAAAGAAAGAAGTACGGCTTAAAGGCAGCGAGACGTGCGCCACAATTCTCCAAGAGATAG
- a CDS encoding TRM11 family SAM-dependent methyltransferase, translated as MNKNYVKVSKNSILQYREDYDVLVCSLRSSRIKAKQLAILELFLVLSQIGCLFIINGPLGDIKGIISFFINKKKRNLLHSLLKNVGYCDKFYILDFDNPDANSTPELVSVNKLMWKGIPFSVHKYYEQDRAIYKKHSSHNRDFFIYGNDGLIKKVKGYRGDGSDTGRRALPVEDSRLMVNLCVPYKAKTLMDPFAGSGGILHEARYIAPHLTLISVDIDPVLEPGLKKYADKHYAMDASDVILEDTVIDAIVTEVPFSPAATDSVIKVFEHLSKCLSYNGRIVFMCQVEQYEELKLCMKDLQLCPLIEKPVNRKGTDVVISAWYKRKEKVGKLQGFHEAVSKIY; from the coding sequence ATGAATAAAAATTATGTAAAGGTGAGTAAAAATAGTATATTGCAGTATAGAGAAGATTATGATGTGTTGGTATGTTCCTTAAGATCCTCTCGAATTAAAGCCAAGCAACTGGCTATTTTGGAATTATTTCTTGTTTTATCACAAATCGGCTGTTTATTTATTATAAACGGTCCTTTAGGTGATATTAAAGGAATAATTTCTTTTTTTATAAATAAAAAGAAGAGGAACTTATTACATAGCTTATTAAAAAATGTAGGATACTGTGATAAGTTTTATATACTTGATTTTGACAACCCAGATGCAAACAGTACACCTGAGCTTGTAAGTGTTAATAAATTAATGTGGAAAGGTATACCTTTTTCTGTACATAAATACTACGAACAAGATAGGGCCATTTACAAAAAGCATTCTTCCCACAACAGAGATTTTTTTATCTATGGAAATGATGGGCTTATTAAAAAGGTAAAAGGATATAGAGGAGATGGAAGCGACACAGGTCGCAGGGCCTTACCGGTAGAGGATTCAAGGTTAATGGTTAATCTTTGTGTACCATATAAAGCAAAGACTTTAATGGATCCCTTCGCAGGCAGCGGTGGTATATTACATGAGGCCCGATATATTGCACCTCATCTTACCCTAATTAGTGTGGATATTGATCCTGTATTAGAACCGGGATTAAAAAAATATGCAGATAAGCATTATGCTATGGATGCAAGTGATGTGATATTAGAGGATACAGTAATAGATGCAATAGTAACCGAAGTTCCATTTTCCCCTGCTGCCACTGATAGTGTCATAAAAGTATTTGAACATTTATCTAAGTGTTTAAGCTATAATGGGCGAATAGTCTTTATGTGTCAAGTAGAACAATACGAAGAACTTAAGCTATGTATGAAAGATTTACAATTGTGCCCTCTTATAGAAAAGCCGGTAAATAGAAAAGGTACAGATGTGGTTATATCCGCCTGGTACAAAAGAAAAGAGAAAGTAGGAAAATTACAGGGTTTTCATGAAGCGGTAAGTAAGATATATTAA
- the ymfI gene encoding elongation factor P 5-aminopentanone reductase, with amino-acid sequence MSAINIANRKTVLITGSSKGIGKAIALRFAKEGYNLVINGSKDKEKLEETKAEIEKFNVACLAFLGDMGDYHKVKELFKLIKEEFGHLDVLVNNAGISYIGLLSDMTWQDWDKVIRTNLTSIYNCCSLAIPNMVQKKAGKIINISSVWGNVGASCEVAYSASKGGMNAFTKALAKELAPSNIKVNAVACGAIDTEMNSFLSEEELYQLKEEIPMGRLGRSDEVADLVYYLAEKNEYLTGQVIGLDGGWI; translated from the coding sequence ATGTCCGCTATAAATATAGCTAACAGAAAAACAGTCTTAATAACAGGATCTTCTAAAGGGATAGGAAAGGCCATAGCATTAAGATTTGCTAAGGAAGGTTATAATCTTGTGATAAACGGCTCTAAAGATAAAGAGAAATTAGAAGAGACCAAAGCAGAAATAGAAAAATTTAATGTAGCCTGCCTAGCTTTCTTGGGAGATATGGGGGACTACCATAAAGTAAAAGAATTATTTAAGCTTATAAAAGAAGAATTTGGCCATTTAGATGTACTGGTTAACAATGCAGGAATATCTTATATTGGCCTTCTGTCAGATATGACTTGGCAAGATTGGGACAAGGTTATTCGCACCAATCTTACTTCTATATATAATTGCTGCTCATTAGCCATCCCTAATATGGTACAGAAGAAGGCGGGCAAGATTATTAATATATCCTCAGTCTGGGGCAATGTAGGTGCTTCATGTGAAGTTGCCTATTCAGCTTCAAAAGGGGGAATGAATGCCTTTACTAAAGCCCTTGCCAAAGAACTGGCTCCCAGTAATATTAAGGTTAATGCCGTCGCCTGTGGTGCTATAGATACTGAGATGAACAGTTTTCTTTCTGAGGAAGAATTATATCAGTTGAAAGAGGAAATACCCATGGGCAGGCTAGGTAGGAGCGATGAAGTGGCAGATTTGGTATATTATCTGGCTGAGAAGAATGAATATCTAACCGGCCAAGTTATTGGACTAGATGGAGGGTGGATATAA
- a CDS encoding YitT family protein has protein sequence MGFRKARNSKVDNLRNYMTIVVGSVIMAVAVNLIFEPLGLVTGGLAGLAIVVKELTKFIWEGGLPVWIFTVITNIPLFLVSIKLLGIKAMFSVSLGTITYVLALAVIPIYDFQFNDMLLAAVVGGAITGVGLGMVFSVSASTGGTDLLATLIQRFNRHMSVPTILTIVDGTIIILGALVFGIGNALYAIIAVFITAKVSDGLLEGLKFAKMAYIISDEYDKIAQEIMTSLDRGVTGLSSTGMYSNKERKMLFCVVSKKEIVKITEIAKKIDPNSFVIVNDVREVMGEGFIEYKQ, from the coding sequence ATGGGATTTAGAAAAGCTAGAAACAGTAAAGTTGATAATTTAAGAAATTATATGACAATAGTTGTAGGTTCTGTAATAATGGCAGTAGCAGTTAATTTGATTTTTGAACCCTTAGGGCTGGTTACAGGAGGCCTAGCCGGTCTTGCCATTGTGGTAAAGGAGCTTACTAAGTTTATCTGGGAGGGGGGCTTGCCCGTATGGATTTTTACGGTAATTACCAACATACCTCTTTTCCTTGTATCCATAAAACTTTTAGGAATTAAGGCCATGTTTAGTGTATCTTTAGGAACTATAACATATGTATTAGCCTTGGCGGTTATTCCTATTTATGATTTTCAGTTTAACGATATGTTGCTGGCAGCAGTAGTAGGGGGGGCTATAACCGGAGTAGGTTTGGGTATGGTATTTTCCGTATCAGCATCTACCGGAGGGACTGATCTTTTGGCCACTTTAATTCAACGGTTTAACCGGCATATGTCGGTACCCACTATCCTTACTATAGTTGACGGTACTATTATTATATTAGGTGCCTTGGTATTCGGAATTGGTAATGCCTTATATGCAATTATAGCGGTTTTCATTACTGCCAAGGTTTCTGACGGCCTATTAGAGGGTCTAAAATTTGCAAAAATGGCTTATATAATATCTGATGAATACGATAAAATTGCCCAAGAGATTATGACATCTCTTGACCGAGGCGTAACCGGTTTAAGTTCTACAGGTATGTATTCTAATAAGGAAAGAAAGATGCTTTTTTGTGTGGTTTCTAAAAAGGAGATTGTTAAAATAACCGAGATAGCCAAGAAAATAGACCCTAATTCTTTTGTTATTGTTAACGATGTTAGAGAAGTCATGGGAGAGGGCTTTATCGAATATAAACAGTAA
- a CDS encoding ABC transporter ATP-binding protein, whose translation MASLSLKNITKQYPNGVVAVKDFNLEIADKEFIIFVGPSGCGKSTTLRMIAGLEEITQGELYIGDKLVNDVEPKDRDIAMVFQNYALYPHMSVYDNMAFGLKLRKVPKDQIDKVVHEAAKILDIEHLLDRKPKALSGGQRQRVAMGRAIVRNPKVFLMDEPLSNLDAKLRVQMRIEISKLHQKLQTTFIYVTHDQTEAMTLGTRIVVMKDGLIQQVDTPQNLYDKPQNLFVAGFMGSPQMNFIEATVLQRGSDVYVQFGSNTLRLPEAKAKKVVEGGYVDKNVIIGIRSEDIHDEEMFINNYPEAVIEATVRVYELLGAEVFLYFTVDEDIEITARVNPRTTARPDDVLKIAFDMSKLHVFDKDTEQVITN comes from the coding sequence ATGGCAAGTTTATCTCTAAAGAATATTACCAAGCAATATCCTAACGGTGTAGTGGCAGTTAAAGACTTTAATCTTGAAATTGCCGATAAAGAGTTTATTATTTTCGTTGGACCTTCAGGATGTGGTAAGTCAACTACACTTCGTATGATTGCTGGTCTAGAGGAAATCACACAAGGTGAGCTTTATATAGGCGACAAACTGGTTAATGATGTAGAACCTAAGGATAGAGATATTGCGATGGTTTTCCAGAACTACGCACTATATCCCCATATGTCAGTTTATGATAACATGGCATTCGGTTTGAAATTAAGAAAAGTTCCTAAGGATCAGATTGATAAGGTTGTTCATGAAGCAGCTAAGATTCTTGACATCGAGCATTTATTAGATCGTAAGCCTAAGGCTCTTTCCGGTGGTCAGAGACAGCGTGTAGCTATGGGTCGTGCTATTGTTCGTAATCCTAAGGTTTTCCTAATGGATGAGCCTTTATCAAACTTGGACGCTAAACTAAGAGTACAGATGCGTATAGAGATTTCTAAATTACATCAGAAATTACAGACTACTTTCATCTACGTTACTCATGACCAGACCGAGGCTATGACACTTGGTACCAGAATTGTTGTTATGAAGGATGGATTAATTCAGCAGGTTGATACACCTCAAAACCTCTACGATAAACCTCAGAACCTATTCGTTGCAGGCTTTATGGGATCACCTCAGATGAACTTTATCGAAGCAACTGTTCTTCAGAGAGGTTCAGATGTATACGTTCAATTTGGAAGCAACACCTTAAGACTTCCTGAAGCAAAGGCTAAGAAGGTTGTAGAAGGCGGCTATGTTGATAAGAATGTTATCATTGGTATCCGTTCAGAAGATATCCATGATGAAGAGATGTTTATCAACAATTATCCTGAGGCTGTAATTGAAGCAACCGTAAGAGTATATGAGCTTCTTGGTGCAGAAGTATTCCTATACTTCACAGTTGATGAGGATATCGAGATTACTGCTCGTGTAAATCCTCGTACAACTGCAAGACCTGATGACGTACTTAAGATTGCATTTGATATGTCTAAGTTACATGTATTTGATAAAGATACAGAACAGGTTATCACAAACTAA
- a CDS encoding PucR family transcriptional regulator, translating to MISNQILQTTIDGLKNITRIDISVMDTEGKVLASTVENPEQYENIVLSFVASPADSQSIQGYQFFKVFEEHQLEYVIVAKGDSEDVFMVGKIAAFQIQNLLVAYKERYDKDNFIKNLLLDNLLLVDIYNRAKKLHIDSEARRVVYIIETKNEKDANALETVRSLFSGKTKDFITAVDEKNIILVKEVKPNETYEDLNKTAKIILDMLNTEAMTKVYVAYGTIVNEIKDVSRSYKEAKMALDVGKIFYSGKNVMAYNNLGIGRLIYQLPMPLCKMFIKEIFDGKSPDDFDEETLTTINKFFENNLNVSETSRQLYIHRNTLVYRLDKLHKNTNLDLRVFEDAITFKIALMVVKYMKYMEQLDY from the coding sequence ATGATATCTAACCAAATTCTTCAGACTACTATAGACGGGTTAAAAAACATTACCAGAATTGACATCTCCGTTATGGATACAGAAGGTAAGGTGCTAGCTTCCACTGTGGAAAATCCTGAACAATATGAGAATATTGTTTTATCATTTGTAGCTTCTCCTGCCGACAGCCAATCTATCCAAGGATATCAATTTTTTAAGGTATTTGAGGAACATCAGTTGGAATATGTTATTGTAGCTAAGGGTGACAGTGAGGATGTATTTATGGTGGGTAAGATTGCCGCCTTCCAGATACAGAACCTTCTTGTTGCTTATAAAGAACGTTATGATAAGGATAATTTTATAAAGAATTTGCTGCTTGATAATCTGCTCTTAGTAGATATTTACAACCGAGCAAAAAAGCTCCATATTGACTCAGAGGCTAGAAGAGTAGTATATATTATTGAGACAAAGAATGAAAAGGATGCCAATGCCCTTGAAACAGTCCGCAGCCTTTTCTCCGGAAAAACTAAGGATTTTATTACAGCAGTAGATGAGAAGAACATAATCTTGGTTAAAGAAGTTAAGCCCAATGAAACTTATGAGGATCTAAACAAAACGGCTAAGATTATCTTAGATATGCTAAATACAGAAGCTATGACTAAAGTTTATGTAGCTTATGGTACTATAGTTAATGAGATAAAGGATGTTTCAAGATCCTATAAGGAAGCCAAGATGGCTTTAGATGTAGGTAAGATATTCTATAGTGGAAAAAATGTAATGGCATATAATAATCTGGGAATCGGAAGATTGATTTATCAGCTTCCTATGCCTTTATGCAAGATGTTCATTAAGGAGATATTTGACGGCAAATCACCGGATGACTTTGATGAGGAGACCTTAACCACAATCAATAAGTTCTTCGAGAACAATCTTAATGTATCTGAAACATCAAGACAATTATATATTCACAGGAACACTTTAGTGTACCGCTTAGATAAACTCCATAAAAATACTAACTTAGATCTTCGTGTATTTGAAGATGCTATTACCTTTAAGATAGCTTTAATGGTTGTAAAATACATGAAGTATATGGAGCAGTTGGATTATTAG
- a CDS encoding S41 family peptidase — protein MLGGVYEEKLFDRVSYGTVRCLTCFYANGDCLFSFFYAPRLQTVPIGDTKVSEDEEEPYGHIVSKLSVLQMLIDTYYLDEVDNEALATGIYKGFVAGLNDPYSTYYTKEEFSNLQESSSGVYHGIGAVVSQDRKTGVITIVRPYKDGPAYKVGLLPDDIIYKVEGEEVTGKDLAEVVSKMKGKEGTKVNISIIRDGEAEPIDFTIVRQKINIPTIEYEMLEDDIGYIQIIEFDEITVSQFNEAIDKLEKMGMKGLVVDVRNNPGGLLESVVQMLDRLIFKGLIVYTEDKYHNREEERAEDPNKFDKPLAVLINGNSASASEIFAGAIQDYEIGTVVGTTSFGKGIVQKIIPLSDGTAVKLTISNYFTPKGRSLNGTGVEPDIEVELLDELKQLVTIPHDKDNQLQKAIEVIKEQIQ, from the coding sequence ATGTTAGGAGGAGTATATGAAGAAAAATTATTTGACCGGGTTTCTTACGGGACTGTGCGGTGCCTTACTTGTTTTTATGCTAATGGGGACTGCCTATTTTCGTTTTTTTATGCCCCCAGGCTACAGACAGTTCCCATAGGGGATACCAAAGTCTCCGAAGATGAAGAAGAACCTTACGGTCATATTGTTAGCAAACTATCTGTTTTACAGATGTTGATTGATACTTATTATCTGGATGAAGTAGATAATGAAGCGTTGGCTACCGGAATATACAAGGGATTTGTAGCCGGCCTTAACGACCCTTATTCCACATATTACACCAAGGAGGAATTCTCTAACCTTCAGGAGAGTTCATCCGGTGTTTATCATGGAATAGGTGCTGTTGTAAGCCAGGATAGAAAAACCGGAGTAATTACTATTGTAAGACCTTATAAGGACGGACCGGCATATAAGGTGGGATTGCTCCCCGATGACATTATCTATAAAGTTGAAGGGGAAGAAGTCACCGGCAAGGACTTGGCGGAAGTTGTCAGTAAAATGAAAGGAAAGGAAGGTACTAAGGTCAATATATCTATTATTCGGGACGGTGAAGCGGAACCCATTGATTTTACTATTGTAAGGCAAAAGATAAATATACCCACAATAGAATATGAGATGCTTGAGGACGATATAGGTTATATACAGATTATTGAATTTGATGAGATTACTGTTTCACAATTTAATGAGGCCATAGATAAGTTAGAAAAGATGGGTATGAAGGGGCTTGTTGTTGATGTTAGGAACAACCCCGGTGGTCTTTTAGAGTCTGTAGTTCAGATGCTAGATCGCCTGATTTTCAAAGGCTTAATCGTATATACGGAAGACAAATATCATAACCGAGAGGAAGAAAGAGCAGAAGATCCCAACAAGTTTGATAAGCCTCTTGCTGTACTTATTAACGGTAACAGTGCCAGTGCATCAGAAATATTTGCCGGTGCTATACAGGATTATGAAATCGGAACCGTAGTGGGTACCACCAGTTTCGGTAAGGGAATAGTACAAAAGATAATACCTTTAAGTGACGGAACGGCTGTGAAGCTTACTATATCTAATTATTTCACACCAAAAGGCCGAAGTCTCAATGGTACCGGTGTTGAACCGGATATAGAAGTGGAATTGCTAGATGAGTTAAAACAATTAGTAACCATTCCCCATGACAAGGATAACCAACTTCAAAAGGCCATAGAAGTTATTAAGGAGCAAATACAATAA
- a CDS encoding ArsB/NhaD family transporter → MPISKVIATVDWNVIFMIAGTMGIVGFFIESKMPSLLADQIINLVPNVKWAIIALALFAGIISAFIDNVATVLMIAPVAVTIAKKLKISPVNSVIAIAVSSNLQGAATLVGDTVSILLGGHAGLSFNDFFFLEGKPGLFWIVEAGALVATLVLVIVFRKEKDPIDKQELTKVEDYFPTVLLVGVVLLLIINSFIPGKYKPDAIEGLINGIICMTLFLIGLIRKFIKTKDTETFIEALKSIDYDTILLLAGLFIVIGGITEAGLVKEISKIFVKVSGDNVFLIYSLVVWASVLFSAFIDNIPYVATMLPVVGEISSIIGVEANLLYFGLLIGATLGGNITPIGASANITGLGILRKEGYDVSAPTFMKISVPFTLSAVVAGYLLVWLIWS, encoded by the coding sequence TTGCCTATTAGCAAGGTAATAGCTACCGTAGATTGGAATGTTATTTTTATGATTGCCGGCACCATGGGTATAGTAGGCTTCTTTATAGAATCTAAAATGCCCTCATTGTTAGCCGACCAGATCATTAATCTGGTACCCAATGTAAAATGGGCTATAATAGCCTTGGCTTTATTTGCCGGAATTATATCTGCTTTTATTGATAATGTGGCAACCGTATTAATGATTGCCCCTGTGGCGGTAACCATAGCTAAAAAGCTTAAGATATCTCCTGTAAATAGCGTTATTGCCATTGCCGTCTCATCTAACTTACAGGGTGCGGCCACCTTGGTAGGAGATACCGTATCAATTTTGCTTGGTGGACATGCTGGCCTAAGCTTTAATGATTTCTTTTTTCTTGAGGGAAAACCGGGGCTTTTCTGGATTGTAGAAGCAGGTGCCTTGGTTGCTACTTTAGTTCTTGTAATAGTCTTTCGTAAGGAAAAGGATCCTATTGACAAACAGGAGCTTACAAAGGTAGAGGATTATTTTCCTACAGTTCTTTTGGTAGGAGTAGTATTACTACTAATTATCAATTCTTTTATTCCCGGGAAGTACAAGCCTGATGCCATTGAAGGCTTAATAAATGGAATCATATGTATGACCTTATTTTTAATAGGACTAATAAGAAAGTTTATTAAAACTAAAGATACAGAAACATTTATTGAAGCCCTTAAATCCATAGACTATGATACAATACTTCTTCTTGCCGGGCTTTTTATTGTAATAGGTGGAATTACTGAAGCCGGTTTGGTTAAGGAGATTAGTAAGATATTTGTAAAAGTCAGCGGTGATAATGTATTTTTAATATATTCTCTAGTAGTATGGGCTTCTGTATTATTCTCCGCCTTTATTGACAATATACCCTATGTGGCAACCATGCTTCCGGTTGTAGGAGAAATATCAAGTATAATAGGTGTTGAAGCAAACTTATTATACTTTGGTCTTTTAATCGGTGCCACCCTTGGGGGTAATATAACCCCTATCGGTGCTTCAGCTAATATTACAGGACTTGGTATTCTTAGAAAAGAAGGCTATGATGTTAGTGCACCTACTTTTATGAAAATCAGTGTTCCTTTCACTTTGTCAGCAGTAGTAGCAGGATATTTATTAGTATGGCTTATATGGAGCTAA
- the flgM gene encoding flagellar biosynthesis anti-sigma factor FlgM encodes MRIEAYNKVNQIYNTSKVRNVKKTEKSSFQDKLEISQTANDYSIAKQAVDQTPDVREDKINEIKKRMESGTYNVSMEDVAEKIVSRYFDELI; translated from the coding sequence ATGCGTATAGAAGCATATAACAAGGTAAATCAAATTTATAATACAAGCAAAGTTCGAAATGTAAAAAAGACAGAAAAAAGCAGTTTTCAAGATAAGCTGGAAATATCTCAGACAGCCAATGATTACAGTATAGCTAAGCAGGCTGTGGATCAAACTCCTGATGTAAGAGAGGATAAAATTAATGAGATTAAGAAACGTATGGAATCCGGAACCTATAATGTAAGTATGGAAGATGTGGCTGAAAAAATAGTTAGTCGGTATTTTGATGAACTGATTTAG
- a CDS encoding flagellar protein FlgN — translation MASLIEELISVLDKEHEIYKELIPIAREKTQIIVKNDTTALQEITAKEQKAIDKITALENSRGKLMEDIKTVLGKRNENLNLATLIGLLDRQPEEKQKLSLLHDKLKETVGVLVDINNRNKTLIQQSLEMIEFNMNFLQSARMAPGDNTYTKSASQKSENLGSGIFDAKQ, via the coding sequence GTGGCGAGTTTAATTGAAGAATTAATCAGTGTATTAGATAAGGAACACGAAATATATAAGGAGCTTATCCCTATTGCAAGGGAAAAGACACAGATTATTGTAAAAAATGATACGACAGCCTTGCAAGAGATTACTGCTAAGGAGCAGAAGGCTATTGATAAAATTACAGCCCTAGAAAACAGCAGAGGCAAGCTAATGGAGGATATTAAGACTGTTCTTGGTAAAAGGAATGAGAACTTAAATTTAGCAACATTAATTGGGCTTTTAGACCGGCAACCTGAGGAAAAGCAAAAGTTATCCTTACTACATGATAAACTCAAGGAAACCGTGGGTGTTTTAGTAGATATAAATAACAGAAACAAAACTTTAATACAGCAATCCCTAGAAATGATAGAATTTAATATGAATTTTCTTCAAAGTGCAAGGATGGCCCCGGGGGATAATACTTATACCAAATCTGCCTCTCAAAAAAGTGAGAACTTAGGAAGTGGCATATTCGATGCAAAACAGTAA